A stretch of DNA from candidate division TA06 bacterium:
CCGGCCTGACCTTAGGTTTGGGCTATGATCCCAGCGATGCGGTCAGGATTGATGCCGGACTGAGTTATGGCAGACTTTCATTTGAAAGCAGCTATACTCTTTCAATGCCGGATCCTCTTTCAATACTTAATTCTACCGAAAGTCTCAAGTCCAAAGGCCTGGGGTATCTGGCTTTTTCCAGCCGGGCTTTCTTAAGTTTGAATGAAGAGATGGTGCTGGTTCCTCTGGTCGATTTCAAATATTTTGACCTGGGTTACGACTATGCCAAAAACTATACTTTGGTGACCGCCGGAGGAACAGATCAAAGCACCGAACTGTTTCTGGGCTGCGGCTGGCAGTACCGGGCCGACAACCGGATGACGTTGTTGGCCGGGCTGGGATACGGTTATCAGAGCCGGACCATTAAAGACTCTATGGTCTACCATTCCCTGCAGGAAAAAAGCATTGCCAGTTACCCGTCCATAACTGCCGGTGTGGAGTCTAATATAACCGGCTGGCTTACGGTACGGGTGGGAGCAGAAAAGAAAATCTTATCTCAAAGCTTTACCACAGATTTTTTTGATAACACTACGCTGGTAGAGAAAACTGTTACCCAGCCCTACGATTTGGCCTTGGGGCTGGCTCTAAAAATGCGGGGGCTTACAATGGATCTGATGCTCAACCCCAAGCTGATATATTCCGGGGGAAACATTGCCAGCGGTAGCAGGAATTGGCCGCTCACCAGGGCTTCGCTGGTTTATAGGTTTTAACGGAGGTTAGTCCACTCTAAAAAGGGTGTTTTTTGCGTTTTCCGACTTCGTAATGAGATGCCCGGGAGCTTTTCACCACAAAGGCACAAAGACACGAAGGGCTATAAAACTGGGTTCGTGGAAAACATATGTCAAAATGAATAATATGCTTGGTGCCTGGTGGTTAGTAAGGACTATAACCCATTGACTTACGGCATCTTTTGCGATGCTCACTGATAATTTTAATGCGGTGCCGGGGCTATAGCGGCCAACGAGCGGGCCATAAAACGAGGCGGTTTACCCGTTAAAAAAGGGGTCATTTTGACTGTTTTTAGAAGTTGTGCTGGAAGTTATTGCAAAACAGGCATTTATAAGCTTGCGTTCACCAAAATGCCCTCACAGGTAGTGAAATGCCGCTCACAGGTGTTGAAATGCCGCTCACAGGTAGTGAAATGCCGCTCACAGGTCCTGAAATGCTGCTCACAGGTAGTGAAATGCCGCTCACAGGTAGTGAAATGCTACTCACAGGTGTTGAAATGCCACTCACAGGTAGTGAAATGCCGCTCACAGGTAGTGAAATGCCGCTCACAGGTAGTGAAATGCTGCTCACAGGTAGTGAAATGCCGCTCACAGGTGCCGAAATGCCGCTCACAGGTGGTGTAATGCCCACTTGTAGCGTCAGCTCTGCGAAATCATGGAAGAAGAAAAAATATATATTAGAAAAACACTTTCATTGCGCATAATAAGACCGTATTATGGCGATGAAATCGAGAAGTTTATCACCGCTGGCAAAGAAAAAAGCAAAGCCGATGGGGCCGATGGCGCTTTAACAAAAATTTTCTGGGACCGGCTGAAAGCCAGTCACCCTGAAATAGTGAGTGCCGGTGAATTCTACGGTTTGTTGTGTGCTATGCGAATGGAGGCTGTTGTATATTACAACAGAGCCATTTCTAAACTTTACCAAAGTTTGATAGTCGACGTCGACGGGGCGCAGGTAAGCACGGCCAAGGCCCTCAGCGCCGGGCCTTACCATGAGTTCAGGGAAAGGTTCACCTCTTATATTTCGCTTGGCTTAAGGCAGAAACTGCAGAGCAATTTCCGCAGGAAGGAACTATTGCGCTGCCAATTGGCGCTGCCAACCGCCAAGTCGGACCGCTTCCCCATACCAATATCCAAGCAGGTTGACAAGCAGGGCAAAGGCGGATTCAAGGTCAGCGAACTGCAGAACGGGGACTTCATAATTGAACTGCCCCTTATGGCCTACCATAAAGCCAAGGGCAAAACCGAAAGGGAATACGTTGAGCTTGATGCCGGGCCTGCCATCCTTAATATTCCCGTCATCCTGTCCACTCAAAGGAGGCGGGCCAATAAAACCTGGTTCAAGGATGAAGGAACCGATGCCGAGATCCGGCGGGTCATGTCCGGCGAATATAAGGTTTCCTGGCTGGAAATTCTGCAGAGGAACCGCTTTGGCAAGGCGCACGGCGACTGGTACGTCAACTTCACCATAAAATACCAGCCAAAGGACTGCGGGCTTGACCCTAAGGTGAAAGGCGGCATAGATATCGGCCTTTCTTCGCCCTTGGTGTGCGCCGTCACCAACAGCCTGGATCGTTTGACCATACGTGACAACGACCTGGTGGCATTCAACAAAAGGGCATTGGCGCGCAGGCGCACCCTTTTGCGGCGGAACCGCTACAAGCGGGCCGGGCACGGCAGCGCCAACAAGCTGGAGCCAATAACCGCCCTTACCGCTAAGAACGAACTTTACCGCAAGGCTATAATGCGGCGCTGGGCGCGCGAAGCGGCCGATTTTTTCAGGCACAACAAGGCCGCGGCGGTGAACATGGAGGACCTTACCGGGATCAAGGACCGCGAGGATTATTTCAGCCAGATGCTAAGGAGCTATTGGAACTACAGCCAGATG
This window harbors:
- the tnpB gene encoding IS200/IS605 family element transposase accessory protein TnpB, whose translation is MRIIRPYYGDEIEKFITAGKEKSKADGADGALTKIFWDRLKASHPEIVSAGEFYGLLCAMRMEAVVYYNRAISKLYQSLIVDVDGAQVSTAKALSAGPYHEFRERFTSYISLGLRQKLQSNFRRKELLRCQLALPTAKSDRFPIPISKQVDKQGKGGFKVSELQNGDFIIELPLMAYHKAKGKTEREYVELDAGPAILNIPVILSTQRRRANKTWFKDEGTDAEIRRVMSGEYKVSWLEILQRNRFGKAHGDWYVNFTIKYQPKDCGLDPKVKGGIDIGLSSPLVCAVTNSLDRLTIRDNDLVAFNKRALARRRTLLRRNRYKRAGHGSANKLEPITALTAKNELYRKAIMRRWAREAADFFRHNKAAAVNMEDLTGIKDREDYFSQMLRSYWNYSQMQTVLENKLKEYGIAVNYINPKDTSKTCHSCGHVNQHFDFSYRSANKFPMFKCVKCGVECGADYNAARNIAVA
- a CDS encoding autotransporter domain-containing protein, giving the protein MKIKFNILLILLAVLAAFGKSHATATRQESLPGISAFMLDDQDIFNQPSLTPFYYRAAIVDLSGDSSRITGQSSALLTYANREQTFGVIGLAVNYRSEAAQNLINYINPFVDTLGIDENLVDKIRDNGLGLNLPPIPQLGSEYDLIYARKLRDWTAGARAEHSFGQSSYSYSHVENQANCSVTGLTLGLGYDPSDAVRIDAGLSYGRLSFESSYTLSMPDPLSILNSTESLKSKGLGYLAFSSRAFLSLNEEMVLVPLVDFKYFDLGYDYAKNYTLVTAGGTDQSTELFLGCGWQYRADNRMTLLAGLGYGYQSRTIKDSMVYHSLQEKSIASYPSITAGVESNITGWLTVRVGAEKKILSQSFTTDFFDNTTLVEKTVTQPYDLALGLALKMRGLTMDLMLNPKLIYSGGNIASGSRNWPLTRASLVYRF